In a genomic window of Coprococcus eutactus:
- a CDS encoding glutamine synthetase III family protein gives MMNKISAVFGSHVFSDQVMRERLPKAVYKSLKATIDKGEPLDTSIADSVAAAMKEWAMELGATHYTHWFQPLTETTAEKHDSFVSTVGDGGVILQFTGKELIKSEPDASSFPSGGLRETCAARGYTAWDCTSPAFVKTTDEGTCILCIPAAFTSYTGESLDYKTPLLRSMDAISKEALKALTMFGNTTAKKVTSSVGPEQEYFLIDKKKFAKRTDLKLCGRTLFGAMPPKGQELDDQYFAAIKDKIASYMTELNEELWKYGILAKTQHNEVAPAQHELAPIFSTTNIATDQNHLVMATMKKIAAKHDLECVLHEKPFAGVNGSGKHNNWSISTDEGENLIDPGKHPETNLQFQFFLAAVLAAVDNNAELLRLSASSAGNDHRLGANEAPPAIISAFLGEQLQSIVEQIIEKGEATESPKGKTYVSGASTLPTFTMDATDRNRTSPFAFTGNKFEFRMVGSTQSIAFPMMVLNTIVADQIKKMTDELEGADDFETACKALIRRELTAHQRIIFNGNGYSDEWVEEAAKRGLPNIKCMVDAVPYLAADKSVKIFEDLGVMDKAELEARADVMLENYAKKINIEALTMIEMSNEEIIPAVMEYQAELAKGAAEIKALGIDPTVQVSLLNTISEKLTELKSATVALEELVTKAADYEGDTEAWAKYFHNTVFAAFDTVRKPADELEKELPKTAWPFPTYEQLLFEQ, from the coding sequence ATGATGAACAAAATTTCGGCCGTATTTGGCTCACACGTATTCTCAGATCAGGTCATGAGAGAGAGACTTCCAAAAGCAGTTTACAAGTCACTCAAGGCGACTATTGACAAGGGCGAGCCTCTCGATACATCAATCGCAGATTCAGTTGCAGCAGCCATGAAGGAATGGGCAATGGAGCTTGGTGCAACACATTATACACATTGGTTCCAGCCACTTACAGAGACAACAGCAGAGAAGCACGACTCATTCGTAAGCACAGTCGGTGATGGCGGCGTTATCCTTCAGTTCACAGGCAAGGAACTCATCAAGTCAGAGCCGGATGCTTCATCATTCCCTTCAGGCGGTCTTCGTGAGACATGTGCTGCAAGAGGATATACAGCATGGGATTGTACATCACCAGCATTTGTAAAGACAACAGATGAGGGAACATGTATCCTCTGTATCCCGGCAGCATTCACATCATATACAGGAGAGTCACTTGACTACAAGACACCTCTTCTCCGTTCAATGGATGCCATCAGCAAGGAAGCCCTTAAGGCTCTTACAATGTTCGGCAACACAACAGCCAAGAAGGTTACTTCATCAGTTGGTCCTGAGCAGGAGTACTTCCTGATAGATAAGAAGAAATTTGCAAAGAGAACAGATCTTAAGCTCTGTGGACGTACACTTTTCGGAGCAATGCCTCCAAAGGGACAGGAGCTTGATGATCAGTATTTCGCAGCGATCAAGGATAAGATTGCATCATACATGACAGAGCTGAACGAGGAGCTGTGGAAGTACGGCATCCTTGCAAAGACACAGCACAATGAGGTTGCTCCTGCACAGCATGAGCTTGCTCCAATCTTCTCGACAACAAACATCGCCACAGATCAGAACCATCTGGTTATGGCAACTATGAAGAAGATTGCTGCAAAGCATGACCTCGAGTGTGTACTTCATGAGAAACCATTTGCCGGTGTAAATGGTTCAGGTAAGCACAACAACTGGTCTATCTCAACAGACGAGGGTGAGAATCTTATAGATCCAGGCAAGCATCCTGAGACAAATCTTCAGTTCCAGTTCTTCCTTGCAGCAGTTCTGGCAGCAGTAGATAACAACGCTGAGCTCCTGAGACTTTCAGCATCATCAGCAGGAAACGATCACAGACTTGGAGCTAACGAGGCACCTCCAGCAATCATCTCAGCATTCCTTGGAGAACAGCTCCAGTCGATCGTTGAGCAGATCATCGAGAAGGGGGAGGCTACAGAGTCACCAAAGGGCAAGACATATGTATCAGGTGCATCAACACTTCCTACATTTACAATGGATGCCACAGATAGAAACAGAACATCACCATTTGCATTCACAGGTAACAAGTTCGAGTTCAGAATGGTTGGTTCAACGCAGTCCATCGCATTCCCAATGATGGTACTTAACACAATAGTTGCAGATCAGATCAAGAAGATGACAGATGAGCTTGAGGGTGCAGACGATTTCGAGACAGCATGCAAGGCACTCATCAGAAGAGAACTCACAGCACATCAGAGAATCATCTTCAATGGCAATGGTTACTCAGACGAGTGGGTTGAGGAGGCAGCAAAGCGTGGTCTTCCAAATATCAAGTGCATGGTTGATGCTGTTCCTTATCTTGCAGCAGACAAGAGCGTTAAGATCTTTGAGGATCTTGGAGTTATGGATAAGGCAGAGCTTGAGGCGAGAGCTGATGTAATGCTTGAGAACTATGCAAAGAAGATCAACATCGAGGCACTCACTATGATAGAGATGTCTAATGAGGAGATCATTCCTGCAGTTATGGAATATCAGGCAGAGCTTGCAAAGGGTGCAGCTGAGATCAAGGCTCTCGGAATTGATCCTACAGTTCAGGTATCACTTCTGAACACCATCTCAGAGAAGCTCACAGAGCTCAAGAGCGCTACAGTAGCCCTTGAGGAGCTGGTTACAAAGGCAGCAGATTACGAGGGAGATACAGAGGCTTGGGCTAAGTACTTCCACAACACAGTATTTGCAGCATTTGACACAGTGAGAAAGCCAGCTGATGAGCTTGAGAAGGAGCTTCCAAAGACAGCTTGGCCATTCCCAACATACGAGCAGCTGTTATTCGAGCAGTAA
- a CDS encoding metallophosphoesterase family protein — protein MLKKISFDPATDQMIVMGDIFDWNDEGIPLLEFMSDYLVDGSMQFIKGNHELFAQMYIDGSMSERQWIIFGGGGTVRDIKKLNVDDQMKLHGFLAHLPHYTEIKSPKYGGCVVTHSGIHCGSYIRNADRTINITESIMNAARRDEYRFLISPDIHNVPFADKKAFDRYVFCGHVTTNRLNEDHSYNVYKTPYYMDLDCGNGERYRGGKLACYCVDEDRVVYI, from the coding sequence ATGTTGAAAAAGATAAGCTTTGACCCAGCCACGGATCAAATGATAGTCATGGGGGACATATTCGACTGGAACGATGAGGGAATTCCCCTTCTCGAGTTTATGTCGGACTATCTTGTGGATGGTTCCATGCAGTTCATAAAGGGTAACCATGAGCTGTTTGCCCAGATGTACATAGATGGAAGCATGTCAGAGAGACAGTGGATCATATTCGGCGGTGGTGGAACAGTCAGAGATATCAAGAAGCTCAATGTGGATGATCAGATGAAGCTGCATGGGTTTCTGGCACATCTGCCACATTATACTGAGATCAAGTCGCCGAAGTACGGAGGTTGTGTTGTTACTCATTCAGGTATTCATTGCGGCTCATACATCAGAAATGCTGACAGGACCATCAATATCACTGAGTCTATTATGAATGCAGCGAGAAGAGATGAGTACAGATTTCTCATCTCACCTGATATCCATAATGTTCCATTTGCAGACAAGAAGGCATTTGACAGGTATGTGTTCTGCGGACATGTTACGACGAACAGGCTTAATGAAGACCATTCTTACAACGTTTACAAGACGCCTTACTATATGGATCTCGACTGTGGAAATGGTGAGAGATATAGGGGCGGAAAGCTGGCGTGCTACTGTGTGGATGAGGACAGAGTGGTTTATATTTGA
- a CDS encoding CinA family protein: protein MNSKLNKALVQEKKMNYMKYEDNRHQDNMDNFSNDKVYDDKKIRSNYSHLTQLLISRHLTITTMESATSGQIASLITDTEGSSAVLKGAFVTYCNEAKIMQGVPAEIIDRYTVYSNETAGAMAQACRKAYNANIGIGVTGTMGNVDPANPDASVPGQVYFAIDIDGDVRTYYVELPPQPTRLAYKLAVAEEIYEELVKRLE from the coding sequence GTGAACAGTAAGCTGAATAAGGCTTTGGTACAAGAAAAGAAGATGAATTATATGAAATATGAAGATAACAGACACCAGGATAATATGGATAATTTTTCAAATGATAAGGTATATGACGACAAAAAGATCAGATCCAACTACAGCCATCTCACCCAGCTCCTTATATCGAGGCACCTCACCATCACAACCATGGAGTCTGCGACCTCTGGGCAGATAGCATCCCTCATAACAGACACGGAAGGTTCATCTGCTGTGCTTAAGGGCGCATTTGTCACCTACTGCAATGAGGCGAAGATCATGCAGGGGGTTCCGGCGGAGATTATAGATAGGTATACAGTCTATTCAAATGAAACCGCAGGTGCCATGGCGCAGGCGTGCAGGAAGGCATATAATGCGAATATAGGGATCGGCGTGACTGGAACCATGGGCAATGTGGATCCGGCAAATCCTGACGCGTCAGTTCCGGGACAGGTGTATTTTGCCATAGATATAGATGGCGATGTGCGGACGTATTATGTTGAACTTCCGCCTCAGCCTACCAGGCTTGCGTACAAACTGGCGGTCGCTGAGGAGATATATGAGGAGCTTGTTAAGAGACTGGAATAA